The DNA sequence atgtattgggtatttcttccccTCACAACTGCTCAAGCCTATATGCTCCTCCTCCAGCATCTTCACGTATTCGATATGggtcgtcccaattggcggagaacttcccatccttctttcttgcactatTGGCCATCCTCCAAACTATGTCTCCTGTTGCGAACGATCTTGGGCATAGGTTCACGTTATACTTTCAGGTCGCTCGCTGTTTGACAGCTaagttgcgtatttgggctttttctacTAACTTGGACTGGAGGTCGAGGTGGGTGGTCATATTTTGATGATTTCTGAATGGGTCATATAGTTCTCGGTGCAGAGACGGTTCACCAATTTCAAcaggtatcatggcgtctgtgccgtatactaggctgaatggAGATTCgcttgttgatgattgagggggtACACCTGTAGGCCTATAGCACTTCCACTAGTTCTTCTGGCCATCGACCCTTGGCGTTGTCCAATTGCTTACTTAGTTCCACTAGTATAACCTTGTTTGCTGCCTCGGCCTATCCATTGGTCTACGGGTGTTCAATAGAgcgagttacatgtttgatgccTAGACCGGTATAGAATTTAGCAAGTTCTTTATCTATAAActgtcggccattgtcggtAATGATTGTATGTAGGACACCATACCAGCATATAATATCCTTCCAAACGAATTGTTGGACTTGCTGGGCTGTAATGGTGGCTAAGGGTTTGGCCTttatccacttggtgaagtagttgACGACTACTATTAAGAACTTTACTTGACCTTTGCTGGGGGAGAAagggccgaggatgtccattccccactttgcgAAGGGCCACGGGGATAGTATAGAGTGAAGCTGCtcttgtttctggtggataaggttgccatgtttctggcaTGGTATGCATTTTTTGACGAAGTCTTGGCAGTCTGCTTCCATGGTTGGCCAAAAGTAACCGGCGCGAAGGATTCTGGTAGTCATGGTGCGTGCACCGGAATGATAGTCGCATATGCCTTCATGTAATTCTTTAATTATGTACTGAGCTTGTTCTGTAGTGACGCATTTGAGGAGTGGTTGGCCGTATCTGCGTTTGTACAGGTCATTGCCTATCATTATGTACTTGGCGGCTTTAGTTATCCAAGTTCTGTCAGCGTTAGGTGGAGGGTTGTCGGTTTGAAGGTACTGAATGTAAGGAGTTGTCCAATTGTCGGCTTGGTATTGGGTTATGGTATGGCAAGTATTTGTGATGGAAGGGGCGGACAGTGTTTGCTGCAATAGTGATCGGTGGTGGCTCTTTAACTTGGTGCTGGCTAGTTTGGATAATATGTCAGCTCTGACATTTTCGGATCTAGGAATGTGTTGGATGCGAACTTGTTCAAAGGCAGACTGGACGACTTTTCGGACCAGATGGTAGTATTGTAGGAGGGTGGGGTCTTTGATATGGAACTCGTCATTTAAATGGCCGATAGTAAGCTTGgaatcggttttgcatgttagtGACTTGACAGCAACCTCGCGGGTCAGGGATAAGCCGGCAAGGATGGCTTCGTACTCGGCTTGATTGTTAAACGTCTTAAAGGCAAAATAGATGGATTTTTCAATGAGTATATCGCTGGGGCCCTCTAGTACAATGCCGGCACCTGCCCCTTTGGGTTTGACGAACCATCAACATAAAGTGTCCATTGGCCCTCTTTAGGAGTTCGTTGGAGATCGTTGACAAAGTCTAGaaggcattgagctttgatggggccgtggggttcgTAGCGGATGTTGAACTCGGATATTGTGGGCTTGATGAATCTTAGAAGTGCTTTGATTTCGTTAAGTTTCTTAGAGTGGCCGGTCTAAACCGGTTACTCTTTTAACGGCTTAGGCCACTATTATTCTTCTGTCGGCTTAGGCTGGTTATTCttttagcggcttaggccggttaggcttaggtcagcTTAGGCCGGCTACTTTATTTGTTTCACGTATATAtatggtgatcgtttattattattatttggttggatcggctaggtgtggtacacttaatatgttcctctgtcactgttgtaggtctcatggatgaacaaacaacatgaaattccttcaagtgatggtacgaatcttctcctgctaatccatggaatttaggtagaagatggattaacccagacttaagctcacattctccatccgaatattggatgcacatgttttgtgtaattgctgcatcttGTGAAGCCAACTCTTaaattgttctttcttccattctatctttttgaatttctggttcaagtgatggatcagaagatatgttaatcactgAAGGTGGTTCTAGCAGTACACTTTCaatggtaggttcagatgataaCGGTGTTCCTTCaatagaacacctgagttcaactCTCCTGCGTGATTTACGCAAATTCCTTTCAAGTTCAGGATCAAGTTGATAGAATTGACCCGggttggcccgagtcatgcactacgcATTCCACCTGAAAGTATTCCTCTGTTTTCTTCCTATTcatgttttggagaaagatttcaagaaagaaataagttaacatgtcgttgggtctactcccaagaaagagaggtgcgtcacagtggacaacataaataccaagtctttcctagactgAGTTTTCCTAACTAGtcttaaaaaatttcttaatcaaaacaaaaatagaactttgcttgaaatatattaaaagaaaactaaagactacaaaaaaaacacaaactctattaaacatatatgcataaaaaaataataataataaataaataaataaataaataaaatcaaaatataagagATACTAACCATATTCCCCAACAACGacaccaaatttgataacgttgtcgttaagcgatcaaattaccactacttaactttagcaacttcagtattgccaagttagtagtgaacaaactagttagggttaagcTAACCATGAGTCATCTCTCAATGAATAcgaaattgatttcaaatatttgtttcttataaaaatgcaattaaaactattaatagtaaaaatatggggttttgatatgcaaagaatgaattgtcacacaaataaaagattgcaaacacaataatagaaaataggtcaattccactactttttcaaaataggattcctCATCGGTTaactagagattattgttaaattaattattgttgttgatttacaaatcaatcaatgtaaagtctcaattcatttgtttgCATTCTCAGttttaatcaaagtatagtcttaattaaaagtgagaatttttagattacccatagtaaattcaaccaaagtacagcctcaattaaattttactatgcctaatcatgtatgtttctttgtttcctcaccaaatagaaaacttaattaatcaaagtaaagtcttgactaattttagttaaatatattacctttaatcaaagtacagtctcaattattgacaaaaacttatttaatcaaatgaaagtttctaaataaaatcaaagtaaagtctcaattgaatttaaaaaccttttaactcatatggtTAGCATgcgtgtagatttaaaatcattattttctattcaattaagaagcaaaggacatagataaacaaaaaccacaacaataatcaaaagaacaaataaattaattcatctaacctcagaatccaattaagaaattacagtggttttgttaaag is a window from the Vigna unguiculata cultivar IT97K-499-35 chromosome 7, ASM411807v1, whole genome shotgun sequence genome containing:
- the LOC114191223 gene encoding uncharacterized protein LOC114191223, which codes for MDKVFSHLTGHCVEVYVDDMVVKSPSHQQHTKDLEAVFSALRQYNLRLNPDKCVFGVDRGAGAGIVLEGPSDILIEKSIYFAFKTFNNQAEYEAILAGLSLTREVAVKSLTCKTDSKLTIGHLNDEFHIKDPTLLQYYHLVRKVVQSAFEQVRIQHIPRSENVRADILSKLASTKLKSHHRSLLQQTLSAPSITNTCHTITQYQADNWTTPYIQYLQTDNPPPNADRTWITKAAKYIMIGNDLYKRRYGQPLLKCVTTEQAQYIIKELHEGICDYHSGARTMTTRILRAGYFWPTMEADCQDFVKKCIPCQKHGNLIHQKQEQLHSILSPWPFAKWGMDILGPFSPSKGQVKFLIVVVNYFTKWIKAKPLATITAQQVQQFVWKDIICWYGVLHTIITDNGRQFIDKELAKFYTGLGIKHVTRSIEHP